The following are from one region of the Salvia hispanica cultivar TCC Black 2014 chromosome 1, UniMelb_Shisp_WGS_1.0, whole genome shotgun sequence genome:
- the LOC125211435 gene encoding putative disease resistance protein RGA3, translating to MEGVSSASIEVLLQNLINLFSEEYSLLRSFDEDAQQLQRTLGMIQAYLNDAEKKSITQDAVKLWLRELEAVAFDAENILDELSYHLLHKKVKKMKSSKDKSNRSWHSKHGCECTCSAVAHTSVETDSFSLDPIFIGRDEDLPKLVDILTQKPPVEEKRVFSSLALVGMGGMGKTTLTRKVFNHERVKARFGSLIWVHVSQTFDAISLFNKILYKVTKKASDGVENSDDILEKTQKALKARVESRDDILEKLQEALKGKTYLLVLDDVWNDDVSKWEGFINSVLGVTSTKGNGIIVTTRSENVASIVNPFHIHHLNGLSDEDCWSIIKVKTFDENGEVPSRLEMIGRKIAKRCQGMPLAANVVGGVLRGKPEEEWSFINENWFSDAKGGENISKILKLSYDHLSSPWLKKCFTFCSIFPKGREIKKEELIELWMGEEFLQPSRRNYMEFVGNMFFNVLLQNSLLQVQWKDIYGNVLYCVMHDLVHDLASSILANNADGSIVIRYKFLEEESSPIPKNVAKHLRTLFLKGGIPGTILSNFQCLHNLTLSGD from the exons ATGGAAGGAGTGTCTTCAGCATCCATTGAAGTTCTTCTCCAAAACCTCATCAACCTTTTTAGTGAAGAGTACTCTTTACTTCGAAGTTTCGATGAAGATGCCCAGCAGCTGCAGAGGACATTGGGGATGATTCAAGCCTACTTGAATGATGCTGAGAAGAAATCCATCACCCAAGATGCCGTCAAGCTATGGTTGAGGGAGCTTGAAGCCGTGGCTTTCGATGCTGAAAATATCTTGGATGAACTCAGCTATCATCTTCTCCAcaaaaaagtgaagaaaatgaaatcatcCAAGGATAAG AGCAACAGATCTTGGCATTCAAAGCATGGTTGTGAATGCACCTGCTCCGCTGTTGCTCATACTTCCGTCGAGACGGATTCGTTCAGTCTTGATCCAATCTTTATTGGAAGAGATGAGGATCTGCCTAAACTAGTTGACATTCTCACTCAGAAACCCCCAGTGGAAGAGAAAAGGGTGTTCTCAAGCCTTGCTCTAGTGGGAATGGGGGGTATGGGGAAAACTACGTTGACTAGAAAAGTCTTTAATCATGAAAGGGTAAAGGCTCGATTCGGATCACTAATTTGGGTTCATGTTTCTCAAACTTTTGACGCAATTAGTcttttcaacaaaatactTTATAAGGTGACTAAAAAGGCTAGTGATGGAGTTGAGAACAGCGatgatattttggaaaaaactCAAAAAGCTCTCAAGGCTAGAGTTGAGAGCAGAGATGATATCCTAGAAAAGCTTCAAGAAGCTCTCAAGGGTAAAACTTATCTCCTTGTTCTTGATGATGTTTGGAATGATGATGTTTCGAAATGGGAAGGCTTTATAAACTCCGTACTGGGAGTTACTTCTACTAAAGGAAATGGCATTATCGTCACCACCAGGAGTGAAAATGTTGCTTCCATTGTTAACCCATTTCATATTCATCATTTGAATGGCTTATCAGATGAAGATTGTTGGTCTATAATCAAAGTCAAaacttttgatgaaaatggTGAAGTTCCATCACGATTAGAGATGATTGGAAGAAAGATTGCTAAAAGATGTCAGGGTATGCCCTTAGCTGCTAATGTAGTCGGGGGAGTGCTTCGCGGTAAGCCTGAAGAAGAGTGGAGCTTCATCAATGAAAATTGGTTTTCAGATGCTAAAGGAGGtgaaaatatctcaaaaataCTGAAATTGAGCTATGATCACCTCTCTTCACCATGGCTCAAGAAGTGCTTCACGTTTTGTTCGATTTTCCCCAAAGGTCGGGAGATCAAGAAGGAGGAGTTGATTGAACTATGGATGGGAGAAGAGTTTCTTCAACCAAGCCGAAGAAATTATATGGAGTTTGTGGGAAACATGTTTTTTAATGTGCTTCTACAGAATTCTTTGTTGCAAGTTCAATGGAAAGATATTTATGGAAATGTTTTATATTGTGTGATGCATGATCTTGTGCATGATCTTGCATCCTCAATCCTAGCCAATAATGCAGATGGCAGCATTGTAATTCGATACAAGTTTCTTGAAGAAGAATCAAGTCCCATTCCAAAAAATGTTGCTAAGCATTTGCGTACATTATTCTTGAAAGGTGGAATTCCTGGTACTATATTATCAAACTTTCAATGTCTGCATAATCTGACTCTTTCCGGTGATTAA